A region of Pyxidicoccus parkwaysis DNA encodes the following proteins:
- a CDS encoding glutaminyl-peptide cyclotransferase, producing MNRFTSIRKSSWVLSLYALGASCAPAHRAVPEVQEGLTPQRRVARIVREYPHSTEAFTQGLVFHQGRLYESTGHQGTLRQLSFDKAEPVWLEPLGNIFTEGLASDGERLYQLTWTEGLLYTWRGDPPKRERTTRYAGDGWGLCYWEGKLVRSDGSSTLTFHAPEDFRPLGTVEVTLQGQPMDQLNELECANGVIYANVWHSSEVLEIDPNTGHVVAVIDASELTRNVAPQLRSTEAVLNGIAVEPGTGRMFMTGKLWPKLFEVRLEPAN from the coding sequence ATGAACAGGTTCACCTCCATCCGGAAGTCGTCGTGGGTGCTGTCGCTGTATGCGCTGGGCGCGAGCTGTGCCCCCGCGCACCGCGCGGTGCCGGAAGTGCAGGAAGGCCTCACGCCGCAGCGGCGCGTGGCGCGCATCGTCCGCGAGTACCCGCACTCGACGGAAGCGTTCACGCAGGGGCTCGTCTTCCACCAGGGCCGCCTCTACGAGAGCACCGGCCACCAGGGCACGCTGCGGCAGCTCTCCTTCGACAAAGCGGAGCCGGTGTGGCTGGAGCCACTGGGTAACATCTTCACCGAAGGGCTGGCCAGCGACGGCGAGCGCCTCTACCAGCTCACCTGGACGGAAGGGCTGCTCTACACGTGGCGAGGCGACCCGCCGAAGCGCGAGCGCACCACGCGCTACGCCGGTGACGGCTGGGGCCTGTGCTACTGGGAGGGCAAGCTGGTGCGCAGCGACGGCAGCTCCACGCTGACGTTCCACGCGCCGGAAGACTTCCGCCCGCTGGGCACGGTGGAGGTGACGCTGCAGGGGCAGCCCATGGACCAGCTCAACGAGCTGGAGTGCGCCAACGGCGTCATCTACGCCAACGTGTGGCACTCGTCGGAGGTGTTGGAAATCGACCCCAACACGGGCCACGTGGTGGCGGTCATCGACGCGTCGGAATTGACGCGCAACGTGGCGCCGCAGCTGCGCAGCACCGAGGCGGTGCTCAACGGCATCGCCGTGGAGCCGGGCACCGGCCGCATGTTCATGACGGGCAAGCTGTGGCCGAAGCTCTTCGAGGTCCGCCTGGAGCCGGCGAACTGA
- a CDS encoding virulence factor family protein, giving the protein MRHGLALLGLLLCTGSLAAPKAPATETASFGRLGTVVVTKPQGPPSSVAVLLTEGPPGSGRGAELASALSQRGALVLGVDASAYLRVLEREQHCAYPAGDLEALSQGYQQHAGLPEYLHPTLVGEGAGAALADATLAQAPVGTFTGALGLDAHPQQVRFCAGPGREHEGSKEGSRTLVSVGSVDQLLKAYATASARSEPTPLSSAAVKDLPLVEVPAGREGGDTLAFLVTGDGGMAAIDKALAKALSVEGIPTVALDSLRYFWKRRTPEETAADVARALRHYLPALGKQRVLLMGYSRGADLVPAIAARLPPELRERLRLVALLAPGPEAEFEVHVTDLFGIGKHPSIPVLPDVEALGTTPVLCVYGAKEASESLCPKLPPMPSRHVVARKGGHHFDGDFNALSRIVVDSLP; this is encoded by the coding sequence ATGAGACACGGACTCGCACTGTTGGGACTGCTGCTGTGCACAGGCTCTCTCGCCGCGCCGAAGGCACCCGCCACAGAGACGGCGAGCTTCGGCCGGCTGGGCACGGTGGTGGTGACGAAACCCCAGGGCCCACCTTCGTCTGTGGCGGTGCTGCTCACGGAAGGGCCACCGGGCAGCGGTCGCGGAGCGGAGCTCGCCTCTGCGTTGTCACAGCGGGGCGCGCTGGTGCTCGGCGTGGACGCGAGCGCGTACCTGCGCGTGCTGGAGCGCGAGCAGCACTGCGCATACCCGGCGGGTGACCTGGAGGCGCTGAGCCAGGGCTATCAACAACACGCGGGCCTGCCCGAGTACCTCCACCCGACGCTGGTGGGCGAGGGCGCTGGCGCGGCGCTCGCGGACGCCACGCTGGCGCAGGCACCCGTCGGCACCTTCACCGGTGCGCTGGGCCTGGACGCCCATCCCCAGCAGGTCCGCTTCTGCGCGGGGCCGGGACGCGAGCACGAGGGCTCGAAGGAAGGGAGCAGGACGCTGGTCTCCGTGGGCTCCGTGGACCAACTGCTGAAGGCCTATGCCACGGCCTCCGCGCGCTCCGAGCCCACGCCCCTGTCGAGCGCCGCCGTGAAAGATTTGCCGCTGGTGGAGGTGCCCGCGGGAAGGGAGGGCGGCGACACGCTGGCCTTCCTCGTCACCGGAGACGGCGGCATGGCGGCAATCGACAAGGCGCTGGCGAAGGCGCTGTCAGTCGAAGGCATCCCCACCGTGGCGCTGGACTCGCTGCGCTACTTCTGGAAGCGGCGCACGCCGGAGGAGACGGCGGCGGACGTGGCGCGCGCGCTGCGGCACTACCTGCCCGCCTTGGGCAAGCAGCGCGTGCTGCTGATGGGCTACTCGCGCGGGGCGGACCTGGTGCCGGCCATCGCCGCGCGCCTGCCGCCGGAGTTGCGCGAGCGGCTGCGGCTGGTGGCACTGCTCGCCCCGGGGCCGGAGGCGGAGTTCGAGGTCCACGTCACGGACCTCTTCGGCATCGGCAAGCACCCCAGCATCCCCGTGCTGCCGGACGTGGAGGCTTTGGGCACCACGCCGGTGCTGTGCGTCTACGGCGCGAAGGAGGCCTCGGAGAGCCTGTGCCCGAAGCTACCCCCCATGCCGAGCCGGCACGTGGTGGCGCGTAAGGGCGGCCATCACTTCGACGGGGACTTCAACGCCCTCTCGCGAATCGTCGTCGACTCGCTGCCCTGA
- the mprF gene encoding bifunctional lysylphosphatidylglycerol flippase/synthetase MprF, whose protein sequence is MNKLRRVALALLPLVLLGVAAWVLHRELSTLKGGEVKAGLSAIPPRRIVLALLITGVNYLALTLYDVLSLRHVGRKLPYRRVGFTSFIGYAFGHNVGMSFLSGGSVRYRLYSAEGLSALDVAQVATFNACTFWSGLLAVAGTALVVGSGAASFLHLSPGVSRALGLGMLALLAAYLAACAWVRRPLRVRDVEVRLPRPTLAVAQLAVSCLDWALAALVLWVLLPADAGVSLPGLVALFAMAQLAGIASQVPGGLGVFESIILAALSPHVPAPLVLGTLLVYRVVYYLLPFTVAVVLLAIHEARLHRHHLGRVVRATRDAFAPVVPWVASAAAFVAGAVLLFSGATPTVPERLSFLRDLVPLPLMEASHLLGSLVGLALLVLAQGLQRRLDGAFVLTEVALVAGAVFSLVKGVDYEEAALLLVLALALVPFRSRFHRRASLLEDVFSPGWLLATGAVVAASVGLGLFAYRHVAYSHDLWWEFTFSGDAPRFMRATVGVLGAGLVFGVAALLRPASARNRPPDAAALARVRPLVAHSPESAAYLALVGDKSLLFSEQGSAFLMYGVSGRSWVSMGDPVGPECEATELAWHFQALADRHEGQACFYQVGARTLPRYLDLGLSLLKLGEEATVPLADFCLEGPERRGLRHAVRRLERDGLTFEVLPPEAVPPLLPELKAISDAWLAEKHTREKGFSLGYFSERYLEEGPVAVVRRDGSLLGFANVWAPEVKDELSLDLMRYHPWCPHGVMDFLFVSLMLWGRQQGYARFNLGMAPFSGFEARSLAPLWNRMGAFLFRHGEHFYNFQGLRQYKEKFRPVWAPRFLASPGGLSLPRVLANVSTLVSRGLGGAVAR, encoded by the coding sequence ATGAACAAGCTTCGGCGCGTTGCGCTCGCCCTGCTGCCCCTGGTGCTGCTGGGCGTGGCGGCGTGGGTGCTGCACCGTGAGCTGTCGACACTGAAGGGCGGGGAGGTGAAGGCGGGTCTGTCCGCCATTCCTCCGAGACGCATCGTGCTGGCGCTGCTCATCACCGGCGTCAACTACCTCGCGCTGACGCTGTATGACGTGCTGTCGCTGCGGCACGTGGGCCGGAAGCTGCCGTACCGGCGCGTGGGCTTCACGTCCTTCATCGGCTACGCCTTCGGCCACAACGTGGGCATGTCGTTCCTCAGCGGCGGCTCGGTGCGCTACCGGCTCTATTCCGCCGAGGGTTTGTCCGCGCTGGACGTCGCGCAGGTGGCCACCTTCAACGCCTGTACCTTCTGGTCGGGGCTGCTGGCGGTGGCGGGCACGGCGCTGGTGGTGGGGAGCGGCGCGGCGTCGTTCCTGCACCTGTCGCCGGGCGTGTCGCGGGCGCTGGGGCTGGGCATGCTGGCCCTGCTCGCGGCGTACCTCGCGGCGTGCGCGTGGGTGCGCCGCCCGCTGCGCGTGCGCGACGTGGAGGTGCGGCTGCCCCGGCCCACGCTGGCGGTGGCGCAGCTCGCGGTGTCGTGCCTGGACTGGGCGCTGGCGGCGCTGGTGCTGTGGGTGCTGCTGCCCGCGGACGCGGGCGTGTCGCTGCCGGGGCTGGTGGCCCTCTTCGCGATGGCGCAGCTGGCGGGCATCGCCAGTCAGGTGCCGGGGGGCCTGGGCGTGTTCGAGTCCATCATCCTCGCGGCGCTGTCCCCCCACGTGCCGGCGCCCCTCGTGCTGGGCACGCTGCTCGTCTACCGCGTCGTCTACTACCTGCTGCCCTTCACGGTGGCGGTGGTGCTGCTGGCCATTCATGAGGCGCGCCTGCACCGCCATCACCTGGGCAGGGTGGTGCGCGCGACGCGAGACGCCTTCGCGCCGGTGGTGCCGTGGGTGGCGTCCGCGGCGGCCTTCGTCGCGGGCGCGGTGCTGCTCTTCTCCGGCGCCACGCCCACCGTGCCGGAGCGGCTGTCCTTCCTGCGAGACCTCGTCCCGCTGCCGCTGATGGAGGCGTCGCACCTGCTGGGCAGCCTCGTGGGCCTGGCGTTGCTGGTGCTGGCGCAGGGACTTCAGCGCCGGCTGGACGGGGCCTTCGTGCTGACGGAGGTGGCGCTGGTGGCGGGCGCGGTGTTCTCCCTCGTCAAGGGCGTGGACTACGAGGAAGCGGCGCTGCTGTTGGTGCTGGCGCTGGCGCTGGTGCCCTTCCGCTCGCGCTTCCACCGGCGCGCGTCGCTGCTGGAGGACGTCTTCAGCCCGGGGTGGCTGTTGGCCACGGGGGCGGTGGTGGCCGCATCGGTGGGGCTGGGGCTCTTCGCGTACCGGCACGTGGCCTACAGCCATGACCTGTGGTGGGAGTTCACCTTCAGCGGGGACGCGCCGCGCTTCATGCGCGCCACGGTGGGCGTGCTGGGCGCGGGGCTGGTGTTCGGCGTGGCCGCGCTGCTGAGGCCTGCCTCCGCGCGCAACAGGCCCCCGGACGCGGCGGCGCTGGCGCGCGTGCGGCCGCTGGTGGCGCACTCGCCGGAGTCCGCCGCGTACCTGGCGCTGGTGGGGGACAAGTCGCTGCTCTTCAGTGAGCAGGGCTCGGCCTTCCTCATGTACGGCGTGTCCGGGCGGAGCTGGGTGTCCATGGGGGACCCGGTGGGGCCGGAGTGCGAGGCCACGGAGTTGGCGTGGCACTTCCAGGCGCTGGCGGACCGGCACGAGGGCCAGGCCTGCTTCTACCAGGTGGGCGCGAGGACGCTGCCGCGCTACCTGGATTTGGGGCTGTCGCTGCTGAAGCTGGGCGAGGAGGCCACGGTGCCGCTGGCGGACTTCTGCCTGGAGGGACCGGAGCGCAGGGGCCTGCGCCACGCCGTGCGCAGGCTGGAGCGCGACGGCCTCACCTTCGAGGTGCTTCCTCCCGAGGCGGTGCCGCCGCTCTTGCCGGAGCTCAAGGCCATCTCCGACGCGTGGCTCGCGGAGAAGCACACGCGCGAGAAGGGCTTCAGCCTGGGGTACTTCTCGGAGCGCTACCTGGAGGAGGGGCCGGTGGCGGTGGTGCGCCGCGACGGAAGCCTGCTGGGCTTCGCCAACGTGTGGGCGCCGGAGGTGAAGGACGAGCTGAGCCTGGACCTGATGCGCTACCACCCGTGGTGCCCGCACGGGGTGATGGACTTCCTCTTCGTGTCGCTGATGCTGTGGGGCCGGCAGCAGGGCTATGCGCGCTTCAACCTGGGCATGGCGCCCTTCAGCGGCTTCGAGGCGCGGAGCCTCGCGCCGCTGTGGAACCGGATGGGCGCCTTCCTCTTCCGGCACGGTGAGCACTTCTACAACTTCCAGGGGCTGCGCCAGTACAAGGAGAAGTTCAGGCCGGTGTGGGCGCCGCGCTTCCTCGCGTCGCCCGGTGGGCTGTCGCTGCCCCGCGTGCTGGCCAACGTCTCCACGCTGGTGTCACGAGGACTGGGTGGGGCGGTGGCGCGATGA
- a CDS encoding Do family serine endopeptidase, producing the protein MPCSLPTRRLLGALALLPAATFGAACGQALGSQTSSAPTAALSAPAPTQAASTPTASPNVPVQQALYSPAASGAPGTLTSLAPLVDAVKGAVVNVEVTQKPRRVSNMQGLPPGMAERFGLPPGMGFEGQTPARQGAGSGFVIDASGIVLTNNHVVEDADVVRVKLDDGRAFDAEVLGRDPLTDVALIRLKGAPDKLPSVPLGDSDALRVGDAVMAIGNPFGLASSVSAGILSARARDIHAGPYDDFLQTDAAINPGNSGGPLFNMKGEVVGMNTAIIGGATGIGFAVPSNLIRTLLPQLQETGAVRRGWLGLSIQDLTPDIAKALGVQATKGAVVAGVSRGGPGARGGLREEDVITAVDGKPVDTAGALTRAVAMLRPDSKVKLDLLRGGKPTTVDVTLGTRPAMQGEEEVQPRNGTSAQRQRIGVQLADTENGPQVMAVEPGSPADKGGLVPGMILVQVGDAKVSNATEAVQAFSSAKPGAALLLRVRAPNSDTALLRAVEVPQR; encoded by the coding sequence ATGCCCTGCTCGCTCCCGACCCGTCGACTCCTCGGTGCCCTCGCTCTTCTTCCCGCGGCGACGTTTGGTGCCGCCTGCGGCCAGGCACTGGGCTCGCAAACCTCCTCCGCGCCCACGGCCGCGCTCTCCGCGCCCGCGCCCACGCAGGCAGCCTCCACGCCCACCGCGTCTCCCAACGTGCCCGTGCAGCAGGCGCTCTACAGCCCCGCGGCGTCCGGCGCGCCAGGCACGCTGACGTCACTGGCGCCGCTGGTGGACGCGGTGAAGGGCGCCGTCGTCAACGTGGAGGTGACGCAGAAGCCCCGCCGCGTATCCAACATGCAGGGCCTGCCGCCCGGCATGGCGGAGCGCTTCGGCCTGCCGCCCGGCATGGGCTTCGAGGGCCAGACGCCGGCGCGCCAGGGCGCGGGCTCCGGCTTCGTCATCGACGCGAGTGGCATCGTCCTCACCAACAACCACGTGGTGGAGGACGCGGACGTGGTGCGCGTGAAGCTGGATGACGGCCGCGCCTTCGACGCGGAGGTGCTCGGAAGAGATCCGCTCACCGACGTGGCGCTCATCAGGCTCAAGGGCGCGCCGGACAAGCTGCCCTCCGTGCCGCTGGGTGACTCGGATGCGCTGCGCGTGGGCGACGCGGTGATGGCCATTGGCAACCCGTTCGGACTCGCGTCCAGCGTGAGCGCGGGCATCCTCTCCGCGAGGGCGCGCGACATCCACGCCGGCCCCTACGACGACTTCCTCCAGACGGACGCGGCCATCAACCCCGGCAACTCCGGCGGGCCGCTCTTCAACATGAAGGGTGAAGTCGTGGGCATGAACACGGCCATCATCGGCGGGGCCACGGGCATCGGCTTCGCGGTGCCCAGCAACCTCATCCGCACCCTGCTGCCGCAGCTCCAGGAGACGGGCGCGGTGCGGCGCGGCTGGCTGGGCCTGTCCATCCAGGACCTCACGCCGGACATCGCGAAGGCGCTGGGCGTGCAGGCGACGAAGGGCGCGGTGGTGGCTGGCGTCAGCCGCGGCGGCCCCGGCGCGCGCGGCGGCCTGCGCGAGGAGGACGTCATCACCGCGGTGGACGGCAAGCCGGTGGACACGGCCGGCGCCCTCACGCGCGCGGTGGCCATGCTCCGGCCGGACAGCAAGGTGAAGCTGGACCTGTTGCGCGGCGGCAAGCCGACGACGGTGGACGTGACGCTGGGCACGCGTCCGGCCATGCAGGGTGAGGAGGAAGTGCAGCCGCGCAACGGCACCTCGGCGCAGCGCCAGCGCATCGGCGTGCAGCTGGCGGACACGGAGAACGGCCCGCAGGTGATGGCGGTGGAGCCCGGCAGCCCCGCGGACAAGGGCGGCCTCGTGCCCGGCATGATTCTGGTGCAGGTGGGAGACGCGAAGGTCTCCAACGCCACGGAGGCCGTGCAGGCCTTCTCCTCCGCGAAGCCCGGCGCCGCGCTGCTGTTGCGCGTGCGCGCGCCCAACTCCGACACCGCCCTGCTGCGCGCGGTGGAAGTGCCGCAGCGCTGA
- a CDS encoding response regulator transcription factor encodes MGPEDNMDEQAPSRARPGSTREWADGRTAPRILVAEDQAEMRVLLRRALMRRGYEVVDASDGPRLVQAIVDGLLAPQTQVPDLIVTDVRMPGYSGLEVLARLRREGWTTPVILITAFGDAQLHAEAKELGAACVLNKPFAMEDLVAAVEALVPLPR; translated from the coding sequence ATGGGGCCGGAAGACAACATGGATGAGCAGGCGCCATCGAGGGCGCGGCCTGGCTCGACCCGGGAGTGGGCGGACGGGCGCACGGCGCCCCGCATCCTGGTGGCGGAGGACCAGGCGGAGATGCGCGTGCTGCTGCGGCGCGCGTTGATGCGCCGGGGCTATGAGGTGGTGGACGCGTCCGACGGGCCGCGCCTGGTGCAGGCCATTGTGGACGGCCTGCTGGCGCCGCAGACGCAGGTGCCGGACCTCATCGTCACCGACGTGCGCATGCCGGGCTACTCGGGCCTGGAGGTGCTCGCCCGGCTGCGGCGCGAGGGGTGGACCACGCCCGTCATCCTCATCACCGCCTTTGGCGACGCGCAGCTCCATGCGGAGGCGAAGGAGCTCGGCGCCGCGTGTGTGCTCAACAAGCCCTTCGCCATGGAGGACCTCGTCGCCGCGGTGGAGGCGCTCGTTCCGCTGCCGCGCTGA
- a CDS encoding sigma-54-dependent transcriptional regulator, with protein sequence MPGRVLVVEDEREMRAMLEKGLTRRGFTPLPMPSADEALARLAAEDFDVVLTDLRMPGMDGLALCERIALNRPDIPVVVVTAFGSLETAVAAIRAGAYDFVTKPIDVDALVLVLERAVQHRALREEVRRLRQELGRRDEDGAVVGESLAMKQAYALIDRVADLDSTVLITGESGTGKEVAARAVHARGRRKDGPFVALNCAAMPEALLESELFGHAKGAFTDAKASRTGLFVQAHGGTLFLDEVGELPITLQPKLLRALQERTVRPVGGDTEIPFDARIVAATNRDLELAVEEGRFREDLYYRLNVIGIELPPLRARGNDVLSLSQRFTELFAARTGKRVVGLSPAAAQRLLAYGWPGNVRELQNCIERAVALTSFEQLTVDDLPERVRNYSQPKAVPENTDPSELVTLEELERRYIHRVLEAVGGSRTLAARVLGVDRKTLYRKLERDDEAKEAVPSQGSESTTIRERALKSPSK encoded by the coding sequence ATGCCGGGCCGCGTCCTGGTCGTCGAGGACGAGCGCGAGATGCGCGCCATGCTGGAGAAGGGCCTCACCCGCCGGGGCTTCACCCCGCTGCCCATGCCCTCCGCCGATGAAGCCCTGGCGCGGCTGGCGGCCGAGGACTTCGACGTGGTGCTCACCGACCTGCGCATGCCCGGCATGGACGGGCTGGCGCTGTGCGAGCGCATCGCCCTCAACCGCCCGGACATCCCGGTGGTGGTGGTGACGGCCTTCGGCAGCCTGGAGACGGCGGTGGCCGCCATCCGCGCGGGCGCGTACGACTTCGTCACCAAGCCCATCGACGTGGACGCGCTGGTGCTGGTGCTGGAGCGCGCGGTGCAGCACCGCGCCCTGCGCGAAGAGGTCCGCCGGCTGCGGCAGGAGCTGGGACGGCGCGACGAGGACGGCGCGGTGGTGGGCGAGAGCCTGGCCATGAAGCAGGCCTACGCGCTCATCGACCGGGTGGCGGACCTGGACTCCACGGTGCTGATTACCGGCGAGAGCGGCACGGGCAAGGAGGTGGCCGCGCGCGCCGTGCACGCACGCGGGCGCCGCAAGGACGGGCCCTTCGTGGCGCTCAACTGCGCGGCCATGCCCGAGGCGCTGCTGGAGAGCGAGCTGTTCGGCCACGCCAAGGGCGCCTTCACGGACGCCAAGGCCTCGCGCACCGGCCTCTTCGTACAGGCCCATGGCGGCACCCTCTTCCTGGACGAGGTGGGCGAGTTGCCCATCACCCTCCAGCCCAAGCTCTTGCGCGCGCTCCAGGAGCGCACGGTGCGTCCGGTGGGCGGGGACACGGAGATTCCCTTCGACGCGCGCATCGTCGCGGCCACCAACCGAGACCTCGAGCTGGCGGTGGAGGAAGGCCGCTTCCGCGAGGACCTCTACTACCGGCTCAACGTCATCGGCATCGAGCTGCCGCCGCTGCGCGCGCGCGGCAACGACGTGCTGTCCCTGTCGCAGCGCTTCACCGAGCTGTTCGCCGCGCGCACCGGCAAGCGCGTGGTGGGCCTGTCCCCGGCGGCGGCGCAGCGGCTGCTCGCGTACGGGTGGCCGGGCAACGTGCGCGAGTTGCAGAACTGCATCGAGCGCGCGGTGGCCCTCACGTCCTTCGAGCAGCTCACCGTGGATGACCTGCCCGAGCGCGTGCGCAACTACAGCCAGCCCAAGGCGGTGCCGGAGAACACGGACCCGTCGGAGCTGGTGACGCTGGAGGAGCTGGAGCGGCGCTACATCCACCGCGTGCTGGAGGCGGTGGGCGGCAGCCGCACGCTGGCCGCGCGCGTGCTCGGCGTGGACCGCAAGACGCTCTACCGGAAGTTGGAGCGCGACGACGAGGCGAAGGAAGCAGTCCCGAGTCAGGGCAGCGAGTCGACGACGATTCGCGAGAGGGCGTTGAAGTCCCCGTCGAAGTGA
- a CDS encoding tetratricopeptide repeat protein yields MTEFKFRGAWLVLLVPLIVPLLVRAQALPPPEKPEAKPPPPPPPAALTPSIAAPKELSPEAKDGIRLAQENCASDGFDRAGCDKAVKLLQEAQRKDPENNDVQLALAQAYWNTSFKESPQARTRGELKQRALDIYQGMVDRGTKDARPYWELSLRQKTDAMRVTLLERVVALNPFHPRANRDLAQAQLSEGNVEAAEKSYEKHLEVSPYRDSQDALDHMDFAKRLANAGRPEAAAQVMEKVSKLIQGERRSTRCEIWRSVDARLYQSKSDVVQKVRSLLPYCTKTEELERASDLEKQGRVDEAIDAAKRQVAENPRPEGSYVLLERLYHRKGRPDEAAQVALNQLDAEPDVKERCERFRALKPATVRAMPRDRVETLRRDCKQPE; encoded by the coding sequence ATGACCGAGTTCAAGTTCCGTGGCGCGTGGCTCGTGCTGCTCGTTCCGCTCATCGTTCCGCTCCTTGTCCGCGCGCAGGCGCTGCCGCCTCCGGAGAAGCCGGAAGCAAAGCCGCCGCCGCCGCCGCCACCGGCCGCGCTCACGCCGTCCATTGCCGCGCCGAAGGAGCTGTCGCCCGAGGCGAAGGACGGCATCCGCCTGGCGCAGGAGAACTGTGCGTCCGACGGCTTCGACCGGGCGGGCTGCGACAAGGCGGTGAAGCTGCTGCAGGAGGCGCAGCGCAAGGACCCGGAGAACAACGACGTGCAGCTCGCGCTGGCGCAGGCGTACTGGAACACGTCCTTCAAGGAGTCCCCGCAGGCGCGCACCCGGGGCGAGCTGAAGCAGCGCGCGCTGGACATCTACCAGGGAATGGTGGACCGGGGCACGAAGGACGCGCGGCCCTACTGGGAGCTGAGCCTGCGCCAGAAGACGGATGCGATGCGGGTGACGCTGCTCGAGCGCGTGGTGGCGCTCAACCCGTTCCACCCGCGGGCGAACCGGGATTTGGCGCAGGCGCAGTTGTCGGAGGGGAACGTGGAGGCGGCGGAGAAGAGCTACGAGAAGCACCTGGAGGTGAGCCCGTACCGGGACTCGCAGGACGCGCTGGACCACATGGACTTCGCGAAGCGACTGGCGAACGCGGGACGGCCGGAGGCGGCGGCGCAGGTGATGGAGAAGGTGTCGAAGCTCATCCAGGGCGAGCGCCGCTCCACGCGCTGCGAAATCTGGCGCTCGGTGGACGCGAGGCTGTACCAGTCGAAGAGCGACGTGGTGCAGAAGGTGCGCTCGCTGTTGCCGTACTGCACGAAGACGGAAGAGCTGGAGCGCGCGTCGGACCTGGAGAAGCAGGGCCGGGTGGACGAGGCGATTGACGCGGCGAAGCGGCAGGTGGCGGAGAACCCGCGGCCGGAGGGCTCGTACGTGCTGCTGGAGCGGCTCTACCACCGCAAGGGCCGGCCCGACGAGGCGGCGCAGGTGGCCCTGAATCAGTTGGACGCGGAGCCGGACGTGAAGGAGCGATGCGAGCGCTTCCGGGCCCTCAAGCCCGCCACGGTGCGCGCCAT
- a CDS encoding sensor histidine kinase: protein MRLARKFTLALVLLAVAVISGLQYFQVRRELERSALDMQHDHRLLGHTLAGAIGKAWQLAGEREALTLLHQSNRFQEQVHLRWVWLDGGPGTPPLEGFPPRLLATLREGQDGSMVDPSPEPGLLHSYTPVIINNQRLGAIEITESLGDQQQHVRTIVVGTIAATAAITLAFLITAMAMGRRLVGDPVDRLVTLAHRIGQGDLTARVPLPQKHADELTTLASAMNRMGEQLEETRSRLASETAARLSAVEHLRHADRLTTVGKLASGVAHELGTPLNVVMGRAKMISSGEAEGEEVGECAQIISQQAQHMTGIIRQLLDFARRRAPHRAPEEVHGLVERSLTLLRPMASKRSVALEAQIPDGMSLEVDGGQVQQVLTNLVMNGLQAMKRPGTLRVRAAEVRATPPAEEGGAEANYVRLDVEDEGDGIPPEVLPHVFEPFFTTKDVGEGTGLGLSVSYGLVRDHGGWIGVRSEPGRGSCFSVYLPRGGN, encoded by the coding sequence GTGAGACTCGCTCGCAAGTTCACCCTGGCCCTCGTCCTGCTCGCTGTCGCAGTCATTTCCGGCCTGCAGTACTTCCAGGTACGCCGCGAGCTCGAGCGCTCCGCGCTGGACATGCAGCATGACCATCGCCTCCTCGGCCACACGCTCGCCGGCGCCATCGGCAAGGCGTGGCAGCTCGCCGGGGAGCGCGAGGCCCTCACCCTCCTCCACCAGTCCAACCGCTTCCAGGAGCAGGTGCACCTGCGCTGGGTGTGGCTCGACGGTGGCCCCGGCACGCCACCGCTGGAAGGCTTCCCGCCGCGCCTGCTGGCCACGCTGCGTGAAGGGCAAGACGGCTCCATGGTGGACCCGAGCCCCGAGCCGGGCCTGCTCCACTCGTACACGCCGGTCATCATCAACAACCAGCGGCTGGGGGCCATCGAAATCACCGAGTCGCTGGGCGACCAGCAGCAGCACGTGCGCACCATCGTCGTGGGCACCATCGCCGCCACCGCGGCCATTACGCTCGCCTTCCTCATCACCGCCATGGCCATGGGCCGGCGCCTGGTGGGAGACCCCGTGGACCGGCTGGTGACGCTCGCGCACCGCATTGGCCAGGGCGACCTCACCGCCCGCGTGCCGCTCCCGCAGAAGCACGCCGACGAGCTGACGACGCTGGCCAGCGCCATGAACCGCATGGGCGAGCAGTTGGAGGAGACGCGCTCGCGCCTCGCCTCGGAGACGGCCGCGCGCCTGTCCGCGGTGGAGCACCTGCGGCACGCGGACCGGCTCACCACGGTGGGCAAGCTCGCCTCCGGCGTGGCGCACGAGTTGGGCACGCCGCTCAACGTCGTCATGGGCCGCGCGAAGATGATTTCCAGCGGCGAGGCCGAGGGCGAGGAGGTCGGCGAGTGCGCGCAAATCATCTCGCAGCAGGCGCAGCACATGACGGGCATCATCCGCCAGCTGCTGGACTTCGCCCGCCGCCGCGCGCCGCACCGCGCGCCCGAGGAGGTGCACGGGCTGGTGGAGCGCTCGCTCACCCTGCTGAGGCCCATGGCCTCCAAGCGGAGCGTGGCGCTGGAGGCCCAGATTCCCGACGGCATGTCGCTGGAGGTGGACGGGGGCCAGGTGCAGCAGGTGCTCACCAACCTGGTGATGAACGGCCTGCAGGCCATGAAGCGGCCGGGCACCCTGCGCGTGCGCGCCGCCGAGGTCCGCGCCACGCCCCCGGCCGAGGAGGGCGGCGCCGAGGCCAACTACGTGCGGCTGGACGTGGAGGACGAGGGCGACGGCATTCCCCCGGAGGTGCTGCCCCACGTCTTCGAGCCGTTCTTCACCACCAAGGACGTAGGCGAGGGCACGGGCCTGGGCTTGTCCGTCTCCTACGGTCTGGTGAGAGACCATGGCGGTTGGATTGGCGTGCGCAGCGAGCCCGGACGCGGTAGCTGCTTCTCCGTCTATCTGCCACGAGGAGGCAACTGA